One window of the Babesia microti strain RI chromosome IV, complete genome genome contains the following:
- a CDS encoding small subunit ribosomal protein S5e (overlaps_old_locusTagID:BBM_III08092) — MASAEICLFKKWSYEDVDISDLSLVDCIAVQGKARVFTPHTAGRYQKQRFRKTQCPIVERLVNSMMMHGRNNGKKLKAIRIVEHAFEIIHLMTDKNPIQVFVDAVKNGGPREDSTRIGSAGVVRRQAVDVSPLRRVNQAIYLICTGARNAAFRNIKTIAECLAEEIMNCAKESSNSYAIKKKDEIERVAKANR, encoded by the exons ATGGCTTCCGCAGAAATATGCCTGTTCAAAAAGTGGTCCTATGAGGATGTAGATATTTCAGATTTGTCATTG GTGGATTGCATTGCTGTACAAGGCAAAGCCCGAGTGTTCACCCCTCACACTGCTGGAAGATATCAGAAACAAAGATTTCGTAAGACTCAATGTCCTATTGTGGAGCGTCTTGTCAACTCCATGATGATGCACGGCAG aaATAACGGAAAAAAGCTGAAGGCTATTAGAATTGTGGAGCATGCCTTTGAGATAATCCACCTAATGACCGACAAGAACCCAATCCAGGTCTTCGTCGACGCTGTCAAGAATGGAGGTCCGCGTGAGGATTCCACCAGAATTGGTTCAGCGGGCGTAGTTAGGAGACAAGCAGTGGATGTATCCCCTCTTAGGCGTGTTAACCAggcaatttatttaatttgtactGGGGCAAGAAATGCTGCCTTTCGTAACATAAAGACGATTGCAGAGTGCTTGGCCGAAGAAATCATGAATTGTGCCAAAGAATCCTCCAATTCATACGCCATAAAGAAGAAGGATGAAATTGAGCGAGTGGCTAAGGCTAATCGATAA